The proteins below come from a single Erinaceus europaeus chromosome 20, mEriEur2.1, whole genome shotgun sequence genomic window:
- the LOC103117496 gene encoding lactadherin isoform X2, whose product MRPLIWPQRSVFHSLINRCFYFYFYFTIALLALANGGAGDGAWDLRASGAGARGLPHSLTPCAGGLSMQGSLLLMLGAVLCAPRLFSTTGPCVPNPCHNDAECQVIEDSQQRDVSAQYICKCPQGYTGVHCETICAMPLGMETGAISDAQISASSMQLGFLGLQRWAPELARLHRTGVINAWTASNYDRNPWIQVNLLRKIRVTGVVTQGASRAGSAEYLKSFKVAYSQDGRQFQFIKNPEGTTDKIFWGNMDNNGLKVNLFDSPLEVQYVRLVPIICHRGCTLRFELLGCKLTGCAEPLGMKDNTIPDKQITASSIYRTWGLNAFSWYPFYARLDRQGQFNAWAAQSNSASEWLQE is encoded by the exons ATGAGACCTCTAATTTGGCCCCAGCGGTCTGTCTTCCACTCTCTTATAaatagatgtttttatttttatttttattttaccatagcactgcttgcTCTGGCtaatggcggtgcaggggatggagcctgggacctcagagcctcag GAGCTGGAGCGAGAGGCCTTCCTCACTCACTCACGCCCTGTGCCGGAGGCCTTAGCATGCAGGGGTCCCTGCTGCTCATGCTGGGCGCGGTGCTCTGCGCTCCCAGGCTCTTCTCCACCACAG GTCCCTGTGTCCCAAACCCCTGCCACAATGATGCTGAGTGCCAGGTGATAGAAGACTCACAACAAAGGGATGTCTCCGCCCAGTACATCTGCAAGTGCCCCCAGGGCTACACCGGCGTCCACTGTGAGACCA TCTGCGCCATGCCGCTGGGCATGGAGACGGGCGCCATCTCCGACGCACAGATCTCCGCCTCCTCCATGCAACTGGGCTTCCTGGGGCTGCAGCGCTGGGCCCCGGAGCTGGCCCGTCTGCACCGCACGGGCGTCATCAACGCCTGGACCGCCAGCAACTATGACAGGAACCCCTGGATCCAG GTGAACCTGCTGAGGAAAATTCGGGTAACAGGTGTGGTGACACAGGGCGCCAGCCGTGCGGGCAGCGCCGAGTACCTCAAGTCCTTCAAGGTGGCCTACAGCCAGGATGGACGTCAGTTCCAGTTCATCAAGAACCCGGAGGGCACGACAGACAAG atattTTGGGGTAATATGGACAACAATGGTCTGAAGGTCAACCTGTTTGACTCCCCACTGGAGGTGCAGTACGTGAGGCTGGTGCCCATCATCTGCCACCGGGGCTGCACCCTGCGCTTTGAGCTTCTGGGCTGCAAGCTGACTG GATGCGCGGAACCGCTGGGCATGAAGGACAACACCATCCCAGACAAGCAGATCACAGCTTCCAGCATCTACAGGACATGGGGCCTGAACGCCTTCAGCTGGTACCCATTCTACGCACGGCTGGACAGGCAGGGCCAGTTCAATGCCTGGGCTGCCCAGAGCAACTCGGCCTCTGAgtggctacag
- the LOC103117496 gene encoding lactadherin isoform X3 — translation MRPLIWPQRSVFHSLINRCFYFYFYFTIALLALANGGAGDGAWDLRASGAGARGLPHSLTPCAGGLSMQGSLLLMLGAVLCAPRLFSTTGPCVPNPCHNDAECQVIEDSQQRDVSAQYICKCPQGYTGVHCETICAMPLGMETGAISDAQISASSMQLGFLGLQRWAPELARLHRTGVINAWTASNYDRNPWIQVNLLRKIRVTGVVTQGASRAGSAEYLKSFKVAYSQDGRQFQFIKNPEGTTDKIFWGNMDNNGLKVNLFDSPLEVQYVRLVPIICHRGCTLRFELLGCKLTGCAEPLGMKDNTIPDKQITASSIYRTWGLNAFSWYPFYARLDRQGQFNAWAAQSNSASEWLQ, via the exons ATGAGACCTCTAATTTGGCCCCAGCGGTCTGTCTTCCACTCTCTTATAaatagatgtttttatttttatttttattttaccatagcactgcttgcTCTGGCtaatggcggtgcaggggatggagcctgggacctcagagcctcag GAGCTGGAGCGAGAGGCCTTCCTCACTCACTCACGCCCTGTGCCGGAGGCCTTAGCATGCAGGGGTCCCTGCTGCTCATGCTGGGCGCGGTGCTCTGCGCTCCCAGGCTCTTCTCCACCACAG GTCCCTGTGTCCCAAACCCCTGCCACAATGATGCTGAGTGCCAGGTGATAGAAGACTCACAACAAAGGGATGTCTCCGCCCAGTACATCTGCAAGTGCCCCCAGGGCTACACCGGCGTCCACTGTGAGACCA TCTGCGCCATGCCGCTGGGCATGGAGACGGGCGCCATCTCCGACGCACAGATCTCCGCCTCCTCCATGCAACTGGGCTTCCTGGGGCTGCAGCGCTGGGCCCCGGAGCTGGCCCGTCTGCACCGCACGGGCGTCATCAACGCCTGGACCGCCAGCAACTATGACAGGAACCCCTGGATCCAG GTGAACCTGCTGAGGAAAATTCGGGTAACAGGTGTGGTGACACAGGGCGCCAGCCGTGCGGGCAGCGCCGAGTACCTCAAGTCCTTCAAGGTGGCCTACAGCCAGGATGGACGTCAGTTCCAGTTCATCAAGAACCCGGAGGGCACGACAGACAAG atattTTGGGGTAATATGGACAACAATGGTCTGAAGGTCAACCTGTTTGACTCCCCACTGGAGGTGCAGTACGTGAGGCTGGTGCCCATCATCTGCCACCGGGGCTGCACCCTGCGCTTTGAGCTTCTGGGCTGCAAGCTGACTG GATGCGCGGAACCGCTGGGCATGAAGGACAACACCATCCCAGACAAGCAGATCACAGCTTCCAGCATCTACAGGACATGGGGCCTGAACGCCTTCAGCTGGTACCCATTCTACGCACGGCTGGACAGGCAGGGCCAGTTCAATGCCTGGGCTGCCCAGAGCAACTCGGCCTCTGAgtggctacag